In one Rutidosis leptorrhynchoides isolate AG116_Rl617_1_P2 chromosome 8, CSIRO_AGI_Rlap_v1, whole genome shotgun sequence genomic region, the following are encoded:
- the LOC139861782 gene encoding uncharacterized protein isoform X2, producing MDQTSEKLADAVEQILKSQKQQHEIGISVSSPAANTSQVKPNGVKFDSIDDSSPLSHQQQQHEVKITVPSNANTRRLTPNLPCQDLLMGLREDYNKIGVPLYKASIKGDWKAARVILDEKPELVRYSITENGETALHVAASAKRSRHGEKFVKNLVDMMEKEDLALQNENHNTALYLAAAAGNVKTVMIMAEKNSKLLTIPGAGGKTMPLYVAALHGNYEVVKYMYENSKELGDDGWTPQNRGWLLQKFVEADMFVFSVIGVMVGPPEKDSEALQLLRIVWKDIAKKPKSEIDKIIRGPVDMIKQDDTPAASGKVVQALQLRKLISEHHHKMHIETQNILRDPPDLTSQDTESASAKKVYLALQLQELIYDHLVNIHVGTQNIIRGCPDSVNQDTVSAFGKVDQALQLQKLISKHIVTMNVETKNIIKWPPVSGDEDRILALRLQRIFLNHIDKMHDKAENIIRGRANETHSSRILFVAAEMGNTEFVVELIRQYPDLIWKVNDNLLSIFHVAVKYRRKGIYNLLYEIGSMKDLVTPLSDEEGNNMLHLAGKITKKKRLENVSGAALQMQRELLWFKEVESMIPPHLRERRNKDGLTPRELFTEEHKHLITAGEKWMKGTANQCMVVAALIATIVFAAAFTVPGGYDQNYGFPIFYWQLTFKVFVVADAISLFLSSASILTFLSILTSRYAERDFEESLPNKLMLGLVTLFLSITTMMVAFSLSFFVLYHKHMKWIPILIGTFAILPVLLYVILQYHLLVDATRSTYGSKYLFKPAKQILFYEKPKV from the exons ATGGATCAAACTAGTGAGAAATTAGCAGACGCAGTTGAGCAGATTCTTAAAAGCCAGAAGCAGCAGCATGAAATCGGCATTTCAGTTTCATCACCTGCCGCTAACACGTCTCAAGTAAAACCAAATGGTGTGAAGTTTGACTCAATAGACGACTCGTCTCCTTTAAGCCACCAACAGCAACAACACGAAGTTAAAATCACGGTTCCTTCAAATGCTAACACAAGACGATTAACTCCTAATCTACCTTGCCAAGATCTACTTATGG GACTTAGAGAAGATTACAACAAAATTGGCGTCCCTTTATACAAAGCATCCATTAAAGGTGATTGGAAAGCTGCTAGAGTCATTCTTGATGAGAAACCAGAGTTGGTTCGTTATAGTATAACTGAAAATGGCGAAACTGCACTTCACGTTGCAGCATCAGCTAAAAGAAGCAGACATGGAGAAAAGTTTGTGAAAAATTTGGTGGATATGATGGAAAAAGAAGACTTGGCACTTCAAAATGAAAATCACAACACCGCCCTCTATTTAGCAGCTGCAGCCGGTAACGTTAAAACGGTTATGATTATGGCTGAAAAAAATAGTAAGTTGTTGACCATCCCTGGTGCTGGGGGAAAAACAATGCCACTGTATGTAGCTGCTTTGCATGGAAATTATGAAGTGGTTAAGTATATGTATGAAAATTCTAAGGAGTTGGGCGATGATGGTTGGACACCTCAGAATCGCGGTTGGCTGCTTCAGAAATTTGTGGAGGCTGATATGTTCG TTTTTTCAGTCATTGGTGTTATGGTGGGACCACCTGAAAAGGATAGCGAGGCATTGCAGTTACTAAGAATTGTTTGGAAAGACATCGCAAAGAAACCTAAGAGTGAAATTGATAAAATAATCAGAGGGCCGGTTGATATGATTAAGCAAGACGACACACCAGCAGCGTCTGGAAAGGTCGTTCAAGCTCTTCAACTACGAAAACTCATTTCTGAACATCATCACAAAATGCACATTGAAACTCAAAACATACTCAGAGACCCACCAGATTTGACCAGTCAAGACACTGAATCGGCTTCTGCAAAAAAAGTATATTTAGCTCTACAACTACAAGAACTCATTTATGATCATCTTGTGAACATACATGTTGGAACCCAGAACATAATCAGAGGATGTCCAGATTCTGTTAACCAAGACACTGTGTCAGCTTTTGGAAAGGTAGATCAAGCTCTGCAACTACAAAAACTAATTTCTAAACATATTGTGACCATGAATGTCGAAACCAAAAACATCATCAAATGGCCGCCAGTTTCTGGTGATGAGGATAGAATTCTAGCCCTGCGACTGCAAAGAATCTTTTTAAATCATATTGATAAGATGCATGATAAAGCCGAGAATATAATCAGAGGACGTGCAAACGAAACACACTCTTCTCGAATATTGTTTGTCGCAGCGGAAATGGGCAACACTGAATTTGTAGTCGAGCTCATTCGTCAGTATCCTGATCTCATATGGAaagtaaatgataatttgttaagtaTATTTCATGTTGCTGTCAAGTATCGTCGTAAAGGTATCTACAACCTATTGTATGAGATAGGCTCAATGAAAGATCTAGTAACTCCTCTAAGTGATGAAGAAGGCAACAATATGTTGCATTTAGCTGGAAAAATAACTAAAAAGAAACGACTTGAAAATGTATCGGGAGCTGCTTTACAAATGCAACGTGAACTATTATGGTTCAAG GAAGTAGAGTCTATGATCCCTCCTCATTTGAGAGAACGTAGGAACAAAGATGGTCTAACACCACGTGAGTTATTCACCGAGGAACACAAACATCTTATAACAGCTGGTGAGAAGTGGATGAAAGGAACGGCAAACCAATGTATGGTTGTTGCGGCACTTATTGCCACAATAGTTTTTGCAGCGGCTTTTACAGTTCCCGGCGGATACGACCAAAATTATGGTTTCCCCATCTTCTATTGGCAGCTAACCTTTAAGGTATTTGTTGTGGCGGATGCAATATCTCTATTCTTATCATCGGCTTCAATACTCACATTCTTATCTATCCTCACATCTCGTTATGCTGAACGTGATTTTGAGGAATCACTACCCAATAAGCTGATGTTAGGTCTAGTAACTCTTTTCCTCTCTATAACAACAATGATGGTCGCTTTCAGTCTCAGTTTCTTTGTCCTATACCATAAACACATGAAATGGATACCTATCCTTATCGGTACTTTTGCTATCTTGCCGGTCCTACTATATGTCATATTACAATATCATTTGTTGGTCGATGCAACTCGCTCAACGTATGGTTCAAAGTACCTCTTTAAGCCTGCAAAACAAATTCTTTTCTATGAAAAACCCAAGGTGTAA
- the LOC139861782 gene encoding uncharacterized protein isoform X1 — protein MDQTSEKLADAVEQILKSQKQQHEIGISVSSPAANTSQVKPNGVKFDSIDDSSPLSHQQQQHEVKITVPSNANTRRLTPNLPCQDLLMGLREDYNKIGVPLYKASIKGDWKAARVILDEKPELVRYSITENGETALHVAASAKRSRHGEKFVKNLVDMMEKEDLALQNENHNTALYLAAAAGNVKTVMIMAEKNSKLLTIPGAGGKTMPLYVAALHGNYEVVKYMYENSKELGDDGWTPQNRGWLLQKFVEADMFDVALQTVKNRPEFAGSGIVLGLLARKPDAFSETKSNVVWRIINSVFSVIGVMVGPPEKDSEALQLLRIVWKDIAKKPKSEIDKIIRGPVDMIKQDDTPAASGKVVQALQLRKLISEHHHKMHIETQNILRDPPDLTSQDTESASAKKVYLALQLQELIYDHLVNIHVGTQNIIRGCPDSVNQDTVSAFGKVDQALQLQKLISKHIVTMNVETKNIIKWPPVSGDEDRILALRLQRIFLNHIDKMHDKAENIIRGRANETHSSRILFVAAEMGNTEFVVELIRQYPDLIWKVNDNLLSIFHVAVKYRRKGIYNLLYEIGSMKDLVTPLSDEEGNNMLHLAGKITKKKRLENVSGAALQMQRELLWFKEVESMIPPHLRERRNKDGLTPRELFTEEHKHLITAGEKWMKGTANQCMVVAALIATIVFAAAFTVPGGYDQNYGFPIFYWQLTFKVFVVADAISLFLSSASILTFLSILTSRYAERDFEESLPNKLMLGLVTLFLSITTMMVAFSLSFFVLYHKHMKWIPILIGTFAILPVLLYVILQYHLLVDATRSTYGSKYLFKPAKQILFYEKPKV, from the exons ATGGATCAAACTAGTGAGAAATTAGCAGACGCAGTTGAGCAGATTCTTAAAAGCCAGAAGCAGCAGCATGAAATCGGCATTTCAGTTTCATCACCTGCCGCTAACACGTCTCAAGTAAAACCAAATGGTGTGAAGTTTGACTCAATAGACGACTCGTCTCCTTTAAGCCACCAACAGCAACAACACGAAGTTAAAATCACGGTTCCTTCAAATGCTAACACAAGACGATTAACTCCTAATCTACCTTGCCAAGATCTACTTATGG GACTTAGAGAAGATTACAACAAAATTGGCGTCCCTTTATACAAAGCATCCATTAAAGGTGATTGGAAAGCTGCTAGAGTCATTCTTGATGAGAAACCAGAGTTGGTTCGTTATAGTATAACTGAAAATGGCGAAACTGCACTTCACGTTGCAGCATCAGCTAAAAGAAGCAGACATGGAGAAAAGTTTGTGAAAAATTTGGTGGATATGATGGAAAAAGAAGACTTGGCACTTCAAAATGAAAATCACAACACCGCCCTCTATTTAGCAGCTGCAGCCGGTAACGTTAAAACGGTTATGATTATGGCTGAAAAAAATAGTAAGTTGTTGACCATCCCTGGTGCTGGGGGAAAAACAATGCCACTGTATGTAGCTGCTTTGCATGGAAATTATGAAGTGGTTAAGTATATGTATGAAAATTCTAAGGAGTTGGGCGATGATGGTTGGACACCTCAGAATCGCGGTTGGCTGCTTCAGAAATTTGTGGAGGCTGATATGTTCG ATGTCGCACTACAAACAGTAAAAAATCGCCCAGAATTTGCTGGCAGCGGGATTGTACTTGGACTTTTGGCTCGAAAGCCTGATGCTTTTTCGGAAACAAAATCTAATGTCGTTTGGAGGATTATCAATTCAG TTTTTTCAGTCATTGGTGTTATGGTGGGACCACCTGAAAAGGATAGCGAGGCATTGCAGTTACTAAGAATTGTTTGGAAAGACATCGCAAAGAAACCTAAGAGTGAAATTGATAAAATAATCAGAGGGCCGGTTGATATGATTAAGCAAGACGACACACCAGCAGCGTCTGGAAAGGTCGTTCAAGCTCTTCAACTACGAAAACTCATTTCTGAACATCATCACAAAATGCACATTGAAACTCAAAACATACTCAGAGACCCACCAGATTTGACCAGTCAAGACACTGAATCGGCTTCTGCAAAAAAAGTATATTTAGCTCTACAACTACAAGAACTCATTTATGATCATCTTGTGAACATACATGTTGGAACCCAGAACATAATCAGAGGATGTCCAGATTCTGTTAACCAAGACACTGTGTCAGCTTTTGGAAAGGTAGATCAAGCTCTGCAACTACAAAAACTAATTTCTAAACATATTGTGACCATGAATGTCGAAACCAAAAACATCATCAAATGGCCGCCAGTTTCTGGTGATGAGGATAGAATTCTAGCCCTGCGACTGCAAAGAATCTTTTTAAATCATATTGATAAGATGCATGATAAAGCCGAGAATATAATCAGAGGACGTGCAAACGAAACACACTCTTCTCGAATATTGTTTGTCGCAGCGGAAATGGGCAACACTGAATTTGTAGTCGAGCTCATTCGTCAGTATCCTGATCTCATATGGAaagtaaatgataatttgttaagtaTATTTCATGTTGCTGTCAAGTATCGTCGTAAAGGTATCTACAACCTATTGTATGAGATAGGCTCAATGAAAGATCTAGTAACTCCTCTAAGTGATGAAGAAGGCAACAATATGTTGCATTTAGCTGGAAAAATAACTAAAAAGAAACGACTTGAAAATGTATCGGGAGCTGCTTTACAAATGCAACGTGAACTATTATGGTTCAAG GAAGTAGAGTCTATGATCCCTCCTCATTTGAGAGAACGTAGGAACAAAGATGGTCTAACACCACGTGAGTTATTCACCGAGGAACACAAACATCTTATAACAGCTGGTGAGAAGTGGATGAAAGGAACGGCAAACCAATGTATGGTTGTTGCGGCACTTATTGCCACAATAGTTTTTGCAGCGGCTTTTACAGTTCCCGGCGGATACGACCAAAATTATGGTTTCCCCATCTTCTATTGGCAGCTAACCTTTAAGGTATTTGTTGTGGCGGATGCAATATCTCTATTCTTATCATCGGCTTCAATACTCACATTCTTATCTATCCTCACATCTCGTTATGCTGAACGTGATTTTGAGGAATCACTACCCAATAAGCTGATGTTAGGTCTAGTAACTCTTTTCCTCTCTATAACAACAATGATGGTCGCTTTCAGTCTCAGTTTCTTTGTCCTATACCATAAACACATGAAATGGATACCTATCCTTATCGGTACTTTTGCTATCTTGCCGGTCCTACTATATGTCATATTACAATATCATTTGTTGGTCGATGCAACTCGCTCAACGTATGGTTCAAAGTACCTCTTTAAGCCTGCAAAACAAATTCTTTTCTATGAAAAACCCAAGGTGTAA